Proteins co-encoded in one Kribbella solani genomic window:
- a CDS encoding type IV secretory system conjugative DNA transfer family protein, with translation MTQRPPRDLTEIIFIAAGILFCSNGVFYMAGGLACLLTTGAWPRSPWIDAMRVVFDPGEPAVVFGQTSGDFGPAIYWTTVAVVVAVPTVICLVGARLWLGRRSTAARRRRALAARPGLATGAEVESAVGRCQVVRRGRSARPQAPSTSPAEVGTLLGHSHGRECWASVEDSRIVLGPPRSGKGLHQIISAVIDAPGAVVTTSTRPDNLAATVELRRKIGPVAVFDPQGLGRVEGIRWSPVRGCENPTTAMVRASGLAAGAGFTKGGVTDGAFWHGQTEMALRGLLHAAAIDDAGIAQLYRWGLEPASATEAVTILNRSDVAAEGWGDTLDGIVRMDGRTRDAIWAGVRSALSALADPAVRHAFDPPPGEGLDPAAFIREHGTIYLLGTGAGASATSSFIAALLEDITETARQLAAHNPGGRLEPPLALVLDEIANLCAVPSLPGLMAEGGGSGISTLVVIQSLAQARERWGEQAAAAMWDAATLRLILGGSAQPRDLQDLAAVCGERDEEVRNWSRGPDGGRTTSTSTRRIPILPPDVIRTLPFGTGVLLARTAPPILLTMTPWTDRADADQIRDSIGKATLR, from the coding sequence ATGACTCAACGACCACCACGCGATCTCACCGAGATCATCTTCATTGCCGCAGGCATCCTGTTCTGCTCCAACGGCGTCTTCTATATGGCCGGCGGTCTCGCCTGCCTGCTCACGACCGGCGCCTGGCCACGATCGCCCTGGATCGACGCCATGCGCGTCGTCTTCGACCCAGGCGAACCAGCTGTTGTCTTCGGGCAGACCAGTGGGGACTTCGGCCCGGCCATCTACTGGACAACCGTGGCCGTCGTCGTGGCCGTGCCGACTGTCATCTGTCTGGTCGGCGCGCGGCTGTGGCTCGGCCGCCGTTCGACTGCGGCCAGGCGACGGCGGGCGCTGGCTGCGCGTCCGGGTCTCGCGACCGGTGCCGAGGTCGAGTCTGCGGTCGGGCGGTGCCAGGTCGTGCGGCGAGGACGCTCCGCCCGCCCGCAAGCGCCTTCAACTTCGCCCGCCGAGGTCGGGACGCTCCTCGGTCACTCCCACGGGCGCGAATGCTGGGCCTCGGTCGAAGACTCACGCATCGTCCTCGGCCCACCCCGTTCCGGCAAAGGCCTGCATCAGATCATCAGCGCTGTCATCGATGCACCCGGTGCTGTGGTCACCACCTCGACGCGTCCCGACAACCTCGCCGCCACCGTCGAACTCCGCCGCAAGATCGGCCCAGTCGCTGTCTTCGACCCGCAAGGTCTCGGCCGTGTCGAGGGCATTCGCTGGTCTCCCGTACGTGGCTGCGAGAACCCGACCACCGCCATGGTCCGCGCCAGCGGTCTCGCCGCCGGCGCCGGGTTCACCAAAGGCGGTGTCACCGACGGAGCCTTCTGGCACGGCCAAACCGAGATGGCGTTGCGCGGCCTCCTCCATGCTGCAGCGATCGACGACGCAGGGATCGCCCAGCTGTACAGGTGGGGTCTCGAACCGGCCTCGGCCACCGAAGCCGTCACCATCCTCAACCGCTCCGACGTCGCCGCCGAAGGCTGGGGCGACACCCTCGACGGCATCGTCCGCATGGACGGCCGCACACGCGACGCCATCTGGGCAGGCGTCCGCTCCGCACTATCCGCGCTCGCCGATCCCGCCGTACGCCACGCCTTCGACCCGCCACCCGGAGAAGGCCTCGACCCCGCCGCCTTCATCCGCGAACACGGCACCATCTACCTACTCGGAACCGGCGCCGGAGCCAGCGCCACCTCATCCTTCATCGCCGCGCTGCTCGAAGACATCACCGAAACCGCCCGCCAACTCGCCGCCCACAACCCCGGCGGCCGACTAGAACCACCACTCGCGCTCGTACTCGACGAGATCGCCAACCTCTGCGCCGTACCATCCCTGCCCGGCCTCATGGCCGAGGGCGGCGGCTCCGGCATCTCCACTCTCGTCGTCATCCAATCCCTCGCCCAAGCCCGCGAACGCTGGGGCGAACAAGCCGCCGCCGCGATGTGGGACGCCGCGACCCTGAGGCTTATCCTCGGCGGCTCCGCCCAACCCCGCGACCTCCAAGACCTCGCCGCAGTCTGCGGCGAACGCGACGAAGAAGTCCGCAACTGGAGCCGCGGCCCCGACGGCGGCCGCACCACCTCCACCAGTACCCGCCGAATCCCCATCCTCCCGCCCGACGTCATCCGCACCCTGCCCTTCGGCACCGGTGTACTGCTGGCCCGCACCGCCCCACCCATCCTGCTCACGATGACCCCATGGACTGACCGCGCAGACGCTGACCAAATCCGCGACAGCATCGGCAAAGCCACCCTCCGATGA
- a CDS encoding ATP-binding protein produces MATRHTAYYEADDADKATRQANRRPRNDVPRKTAAEALDGESGVRGGRRLLVDTHRATTRVLRVAYPFLAEGGLGADGTYIGSDVFSGGSFVYDPWVLYQSRAITNPNVLLAGVIGSGKSSTSKALITRSIALGHKAYVPCDPKGEWTAVAEAMGGATIKLGPGLPARLNPLDAGRRPSTVASDEWQRIVWSRRRALLGTLAESTLGRPLAAVEHTALDLALETVSYHAAPTIPDVVVALFTPDRAFAERAGLRTTNLVDDGREVAHAIRRLVHGDLAGMFDGPSTTEFDPTLPMVTLDSSWLGSGGNDEVLRLTLACASSWLEAAVADPAGGNRYIVYDEGWRVMRDPALLRRMQEQWKLSRAWGVSNILIVHRLSDLAAVGDLGSEARALAEGLLADCSTRIMLRQEPDQLARTASLLGLTDVEIATIAKLPKGRALWRLPNRSFVVQLVRHTREVELFDTDARM; encoded by the coding sequence ATGGCGACCAGGCACACGGCGTACTACGAGGCCGACGACGCAGACAAGGCCACCCGCCAAGCCAATCGACGCCCGCGCAACGACGTCCCACGAAAGACCGCTGCGGAAGCTCTTGACGGTGAGTCGGGCGTACGCGGCGGTCGACGGCTACTGGTCGACACGCATCGAGCAACTACAAGGGTGCTGCGGGTCGCGTACCCGTTCCTCGCCGAAGGCGGTTTGGGTGCAGACGGCACCTACATCGGCTCTGACGTCTTCAGCGGCGGCTCATTCGTGTACGACCCATGGGTTCTGTACCAAAGCAGAGCCATCACCAACCCGAACGTACTGCTCGCAGGCGTCATCGGCAGCGGCAAATCATCGACCTCCAAGGCACTTATCACCCGCTCCATCGCCCTCGGCCACAAGGCCTACGTCCCCTGCGACCCCAAAGGCGAATGGACCGCAGTAGCCGAAGCAATGGGCGGAGCCACCATCAAACTCGGACCCGGACTCCCGGCCCGGCTCAACCCACTCGACGCCGGCCGCCGACCATCCACGGTCGCATCGGACGAATGGCAGCGGATCGTCTGGTCCCGCCGCCGAGCCCTGCTCGGCACCCTTGCCGAATCAACACTCGGCCGTCCGCTGGCCGCCGTCGAACACACCGCCCTAGACCTCGCGCTCGAAACAGTCTCCTACCACGCCGCTCCGACAATCCCGGATGTCGTAGTCGCGCTCTTCACACCCGACCGAGCTTTCGCGGAACGTGCAGGGCTGCGTACGACAAACCTGGTCGACGACGGCCGCGAGGTAGCCCACGCGATCCGCCGCCTCGTGCACGGCGACCTGGCCGGCATGTTCGACGGCCCATCCACCACCGAGTTCGACCCGACACTGCCAATGGTCACGCTCGACTCGTCCTGGCTCGGCAGCGGAGGCAACGACGAGGTGCTGCGCTTGACGCTGGCGTGCGCGTCGTCGTGGCTCGAGGCAGCGGTCGCCGATCCTGCGGGCGGCAACCGCTACATCGTGTACGACGAGGGCTGGCGAGTGATGCGTGATCCCGCGCTGCTGCGCCGCATGCAAGAACAGTGGAAACTCTCCCGCGCCTGGGGCGTATCGAACATCCTCATCGTCCACCGCCTGTCCGATCTCGCCGCTGTCGGAGACCTCGGCTCCGAAGCACGCGCGCTGGCCGAAGGTCTCCTGGCCGATTGCTCAACCCGAATCATGCTCCGCCAAGAACCCGATCAGCTGGCCCGTACCGCGAGTCTGCTCGGCCTCACCGACGTCGAGATCGCCACCATCGCCAAGCTACCGAAAGGCCGCGCGCTGTGGCGGCTGCCCAACAGATCCTTCGTCGTCCAGCTGGTACGCCATACCCGCGAAGTCGAACTCTTCGACACCGACGCCCGGATGTAG
- a CDS encoding SCO6880 family protein, translated as MTNPDPLSTRFPRPERHAVLLGLRPMQVGLVLAAVTLVTLTIATELPAPAKFTALLTAPICVVVAFARIEELPTYRWLVLMGTHSWRSLRGQQSHRARVMEPRKLGRLQLPGEGSALRIMTSSTGFGVVHDPRRRRLIAVARIEGPAHLLQNADEQDRRVAAYGRLIASLCNGNRIARAQILERTLPDPGDELGQWATKRHVDPRTPAGAIYTELLERAAPAAARHETLFSFAVNLDTVSREVRKHGGGMAGATTVLESEARAFQTSLAAAGVTGAWLGSGDLAVSLRTAFDPAATRTLQKAQSLDAADAGPLAVDVGWDQLRTDSSLQRVYVITEWPRLRATPSFLSPLLLKPGIRRTFTLVLEPIPMAKALRDARRHQVERVSDRATRNRIGQLESEEDRQLDADVAQRERDLAAGHGDVRWLGLLVVSADTDEALDDACMEIEIAASQALLDLRRLVGQQMEGFLAAALPFGIGL; from the coding sequence ATGACAAATCCCGATCCGCTGTCGACCCGCTTCCCACGCCCCGAGCGGCACGCTGTCCTGCTCGGCCTGCGCCCGATGCAGGTCGGCCTCGTACTGGCCGCAGTCACTCTCGTCACCTTGACAATCGCAACCGAACTGCCGGCACCGGCAAAGTTCACCGCACTGCTGACCGCTCCGATCTGCGTCGTCGTCGCATTCGCCCGCATCGAGGAACTGCCGACATACCGATGGCTTGTCTTGATGGGAACGCACTCGTGGCGTTCACTGCGCGGCCAACAGTCCCATCGCGCCCGCGTGATGGAGCCACGCAAGCTCGGCCGTCTGCAGCTGCCCGGCGAGGGGAGCGCACTACGGATCATGACGTCGAGTACTGGATTCGGCGTCGTCCACGATCCACGCCGACGGCGCCTGATCGCGGTCGCAAGGATCGAAGGTCCAGCCCATCTCCTGCAAAACGCTGACGAGCAGGACCGACGCGTCGCGGCGTACGGGAGGCTCATCGCCAGCCTGTGCAACGGCAACCGAATCGCCAGAGCCCAGATCCTCGAACGCACCCTGCCGGACCCAGGTGACGAACTAGGCCAATGGGCCACGAAACGGCACGTCGATCCACGTACGCCTGCCGGCGCGATCTACACCGAACTACTGGAACGAGCCGCACCCGCCGCCGCGCGGCACGAGACGCTGTTCAGCTTCGCGGTGAACCTCGACACCGTATCCCGCGAAGTACGCAAACATGGCGGCGGAATGGCCGGCGCCACCACCGTACTGGAATCCGAAGCACGCGCCTTCCAGACCTCACTCGCCGCCGCAGGCGTGACCGGCGCCTGGCTCGGCTCAGGCGACCTGGCCGTCAGCCTGCGCACCGCCTTCGACCCAGCCGCGACCCGAACACTCCAGAAAGCGCAGTCACTCGATGCCGCCGACGCCGGCCCGCTGGCCGTCGACGTCGGCTGGGACCAACTGCGGACGGACTCGTCGCTGCAACGCGTGTACGTCATCACCGAATGGCCCCGGCTTCGCGCCACCCCGTCCTTCCTCAGCCCGCTACTACTCAAGCCCGGCATTCGCCGCACGTTCACCCTGGTACTAGAGCCGATCCCGATGGCCAAAGCACTCCGCGATGCACGGCGTCACCAGGTTGAGCGAGTCAGCGACCGAGCCACGCGCAACCGCATCGGCCAACTGGAATCCGAAGAAGACCGCCAGCTCGACGCCGACGTCGCCCAACGCGAACGCGACCTCGCCGCCGGTCACGGCGATGTCCGCTGGCTCGGCCTGCTCGTCGTATCCGCCGACACCGACGAGGCGCTCGACGACGCCTGCATGGAGATCGAGATCGCCGCCAGCCAAGCCCTCCTCGACCTCCGCCGCCTCGTCGGCCAGCAAATGGAAGGCTTCCTCGCCGCCGCCCTCCCGTTCGGCATCGGACTCTGA